The Marinobacter subterrani genome has a segment encoding these proteins:
- the atpA gene encoding F0F1 ATP synthase subunit alpha, with product MQQLNPSEISDIIKKRIEKLDISSEARNEGTILSVSDGIVLIHGLADVMYGEMIEFDNGVFGMALNLERDSVGAVVLGDYEDLAEGQKVRCTGRILEVPVGPELLGRVVDGLGNPIDGKGDLGAALTSPIEKVAPGVIARQSVDEPVQTGLKAIDTMVPIGRGQRELIIGDRQIGKTAVAIDAIINQKDTGIKCIYVAVGQKQSSIAAVVRKLEEHGAMAHTIVVAAGAADPAAMQFLAPYAGTSMGEYFRDRGEDALIVYDDLSKQAVAYRQISLLLRRPPGREAYPGDVFYLHSRLLERASRVNADYVEQLTNGEVTGKTGSLTALPIIETQAGDVSAFVPTNVISITDGQIFLETNLFNSGIRPAMNAGISVSRVGGSAQTKIMKKLGGNIRLALAQYRELAAFAQFASDLDEATRKQLEHGQRVTELMKQNQYSPMSVAEMGTVLYAANEGFLDDVDVEKVVAFEAALMSYMRGEQAELLAQINEKGDYNDEIAASLKAAIEKFKNTQTW from the coding sequence ATGCAGCAACTGAATCCATCCGAGATCAGTGACATCATCAAGAAGAGGATCGAAAAACTCGATATCTCTTCCGAAGCACGCAATGAAGGCACCATTCTGTCTGTATCGGACGGCATCGTGCTCATTCACGGTCTCGCTGACGTTATGTACGGCGAGATGATTGAATTCGACAACGGCGTGTTCGGCATGGCGCTCAACCTTGAGCGTGATTCCGTCGGCGCGGTTGTCCTCGGTGACTACGAAGACCTGGCGGAAGGCCAGAAGGTTCGTTGTACCGGCCGCATCCTGGAAGTGCCGGTAGGTCCGGAACTGCTGGGACGCGTGGTTGACGGTCTGGGTAATCCGATCGATGGCAAGGGTGATCTGGGCGCGGCCCTGACCTCCCCCATCGAGAAAGTGGCACCCGGCGTTATCGCCCGTCAGTCGGTTGATGAGCCGGTGCAGACCGGTCTCAAGGCCATCGACACCATGGTGCCGATTGGTCGTGGTCAGCGGGAGCTGATCATCGGCGACCGTCAGATCGGTAAAACAGCCGTTGCCATCGACGCGATCATCAACCAGAAAGATACCGGTATCAAGTGTATCTACGTAGCGGTCGGGCAGAAGCAGTCCTCCATCGCGGCGGTTGTGCGCAAGCTCGAAGAACACGGCGCTATGGCTCACACCATCGTGGTTGCTGCAGGTGCTGCCGATCCGGCCGCCATGCAGTTCCTGGCGCCCTACGCCGGCACCTCCATGGGTGAATACTTCCGGGATCGTGGCGAAGACGCGCTGATCGTATACGATGACCTCAGTAAGCAGGCCGTGGCTTATCGCCAGATCTCCCTGCTGCTGCGTCGTCCGCCGGGCCGTGAAGCCTACCCGGGTGACGTCTTCTACCTGCACTCTCGTCTGCTGGAGCGTGCGTCCCGCGTTAACGCCGATTACGTTGAGCAACTGACCAACGGTGAAGTGACAGGCAAGACCGGTTCTCTGACAGCCCTGCCGATCATCGAAACACAGGCCGGTGACGTGTCTGCGTTCGTTCCGACCAACGTGATCTCGATCACCGACGGTCAGATCTTCCTTGAGACCAACCTGTTCAACTCCGGCATCCGTCCGGCGATGAACGCTGGTATCTCGGTATCGCGGGTCGGTGGTTCAGCACAGACCAAGATCATGAAAAAGCTCGGCGGCAACATCCGTCTGGCCCTGGCCCAGTACCGGGAACTGGCGGCATTCGCCCAGTTTGCATCGGATCTGGACGAGGCCACCCGTAAGCAGCTCGAGCACGGTCAGCGCGTGACTGAACTGATGAAACAGAACCAGTACAGCCCGATGTCGGTGGCTGAAATGGGGACTGTTCTGTACGCAGCCAACGAAGGCTTCCTGGATGACGTTGATGTGGAAAAGGTTGTGGCATTTGAAGCAGCCCTGATGAGCTACATGCGAGGCGAACAGGCCGAGCTGCTGGCGCAGATCAACGAAAAAGGCGATTACAACGATGAAATCGCTGCAAGCCTGAAAGCTGCAATCGAGAAATTCAAGAACACCCAGACCTGGTAA
- a CDS encoding MFS transporter yields MATHSQFRLLGQRRFLPFYLTQFSGAFNDNLFKNALLLLITYSAGGLMGLSVDVVVNLAAFLFILPFFLLSGIAGQMADRYEKARIIRNVKLAEIVIMSAAALGLWFGWYELLLVLLFLMGAQSTFFGPVKYAILPQVLADDELVGGNGLVGMGTFVAILLGTIAAGLLMGFETAARLTAVAVVVMAVLGYLAACQVPATTPDGSGETVRFRPVLETWHLMTVAAERRPVLLAVLAISWFWFLGAAYLTQFPNFARTSLLGDETVVTLLLAMFTIGISIGSMMCERLTKHRITLAPVPWGALGLSLLGIDLFFAVPVEPVASTWLTLLTDPVYLRVLADLVGIGICGGLFIVPLYAFIQHETPRTKRARIIAALNVINALFMVASALAGIVVLGLFEVSIPGFFLLLSLLNGVVLVVVWHLRRKTAANSVDN; encoded by the coding sequence ATGGCAACACACAGTCAGTTCCGTTTGCTGGGCCAGCGCCGGTTTCTGCCGTTCTACCTGACCCAGTTTTCCGGTGCCTTCAACGACAACCTGTTCAAGAACGCCCTTTTGCTGCTGATTACCTACAGCGCCGGCGGTTTGATGGGTCTGTCGGTCGATGTCGTGGTCAATCTGGCCGCCTTCCTGTTCATCCTGCCCTTCTTCCTGCTCTCCGGCATCGCCGGGCAGATGGCGGACCGCTATGAAAAAGCCCGGATTATCCGGAACGTCAAACTGGCGGAAATCGTGATCATGTCGGCCGCGGCCCTGGGGCTCTGGTTTGGCTGGTACGAGCTGTTACTGGTGCTGCTGTTCCTGATGGGCGCCCAGTCCACTTTCTTTGGCCCGGTGAAATACGCCATCCTGCCCCAGGTACTGGCGGACGATGAACTGGTCGGTGGCAATGGCCTGGTGGGCATGGGGACCTTTGTCGCCATACTTCTGGGTACAATCGCAGCGGGTCTGCTGATGGGGTTTGAGACGGCCGCCCGGTTGACGGCGGTTGCCGTGGTGGTGATGGCAGTACTGGGCTATCTGGCGGCCTGCCAGGTGCCGGCAACCACGCCCGACGGCTCCGGTGAAACCGTGCGCTTCCGGCCGGTTCTGGAAACCTGGCACCTGATGACGGTGGCCGCCGAGCGGCGCCCGGTTCTGCTGGCGGTTCTGGCGATTTCCTGGTTCTGGTTTCTCGGTGCCGCCTACCTGACCCAGTTTCCCAATTTTGCCCGTACCAGTCTGCTCGGTGACGAAACCGTGGTGACCCTGTTACTGGCCATGTTCACTATCGGCATTTCCATCGGATCGATGATGTGTGAGCGGCTCACCAAACACCGTATTACCCTGGCGCCCGTGCCCTGGGGCGCCCTTGGCCTGAGCCTGCTGGGAATCGATCTGTTCTTTGCGGTACCGGTTGAACCGGTCGCCTCCACCTGGCTGACCCTGCTGACCGACCCCGTCTATCTGAGGGTGCTGGCGGATCTGGTGGGCATCGGCATATGCGGCGGGTTGTTCATCGTGCCCCTGTATGCCTTTATCCAGCACGAAACCCCACGAACCAAGCGGGCCCGGATCATTGCTGCGCTGAACGTGATCAATGCCCTGTTCATGGTGGCGAGTGCCCTGGCCGGCATTGTGGTTCTGGGCCTGTTTGAGGTGAGCATTCCGGGCTTTTTCCTGTTGCTGTCATTGCTCAACGGGGTGGTGCTGGTGGTGGTCTGGCACTTGCGGCGGAAAACGGCAGCGAATTCTGTGGATAATTAG
- the atpB gene encoding F0F1 ATP synthase subunit A produces MAGETLTAPEYIEHHLTNLTFGQLPAGSRPGQDQAIWTMAHSGAEAQQMGFMAIHVDMIGWSIVLGLVFFVMFRKVAKTMTSGVPSGLQNFVEMVVDFVQDNVKSMFPYKNPLVAPMALTILVWVFLMNFMDLIAVDLLPWIAQLVGVHLLGVEAHNVFFKVVPSTDPNITLGMAVDVFLLILFFSIREKGLGGFIGELTMHPFSSKNKVLQVLFIPVNFVLEFVNLIAKPVSLGLRLFGNMYAGEMIFILIALMYSTNPVLGIFGGGLQVVWGLFHILIISLQAFIFMVLTIVYMAQSFETSESH; encoded by the coding sequence ATGGCAGGCGAAACCCTTACCGCACCTGAGTATATCGAGCACCACCTGACCAACCTGACGTTCGGTCAGTTGCCAGCGGGCTCCCGACCTGGTCAGGACCAGGCAATCTGGACCATGGCCCATAGCGGCGCGGAAGCGCAGCAGATGGGCTTCATGGCCATTCATGTCGACATGATCGGCTGGTCCATCGTGTTGGGCCTGGTTTTCTTCGTGATGTTCCGCAAGGTCGCCAAGACCATGACCAGCGGCGTTCCCAGTGGTCTGCAGAACTTCGTTGAAATGGTCGTGGACTTCGTCCAGGACAACGTCAAGAGCATGTTCCCCTACAAGAATCCGCTGGTTGCGCCGATGGCGCTGACCATTCTGGTCTGGGTTTTTCTCATGAACTTCATGGACCTGATTGCGGTCGACCTGCTGCCCTGGATTGCCCAACTGGTGGGCGTACACCTGCTCGGCGTCGAAGCCCATAATGTGTTTTTCAAGGTGGTGCCCTCAACCGATCCCAATATTACCCTGGGCATGGCGGTCGATGTCTTCCTGCTGATCCTGTTTTTCAGTATCCGGGAGAAGGGCCTCGGCGGCTTCATCGGAGAGCTCACCATGCATCCGTTCAGCAGCAAGAATAAGGTGCTGCAGGTGCTGTTCATTCCGGTCAATTTCGTGCTCGAGTTCGTAAACCTGATCGCCAAGCCGGTATCCCTCGGTCTGCGGCTTTTCGGTAACATGTACGCTGGCGAAATGATCTTTATCCTGATCGCGTTGATGTACAGCACCAACCCGGTGCTGGGCATTTTCGGCGGCGGTCTTCAGGTCGTCTGGGGCCTGTTCCACATCCTGATTATTTCGCTGCAGGCCTTTATATTCATGGTTCTCACCATTGTCTATATGGCACAGTCTTTCGAGACCAGTGAAAGTCACTAA
- a CDS encoding F0F1 ATP synthase subunit B: MSFNLTFIGQMIAFAVFVWLSMRYVWTPITKAMDERQEKIADGLSAADRANRDLELAQEKAEQELRQAKRQAAEIIEQANRRSAQLVDEAKQNARLEGERLLTQARAEVDREQNSAKEVLRAELASLVIQGAEKILESSVDAKVHSEMLDKLSAQL, from the coding sequence GTGAGTTTTAACCTTACATTTATCGGTCAAATGATCGCGTTTGCCGTGTTTGTATGGCTATCCATGCGCTATGTATGGACTCCGATCACCAAAGCCATGGACGAACGGCAGGAAAAAATTGCCGATGGCTTGAGCGCAGCAGACCGCGCCAATCGTGATCTGGAGCTGGCTCAGGAAAAAGCTGAGCAGGAGCTGAGGCAAGCCAAGCGGCAAGCAGCGGAGATCATTGAGCAAGCCAATCGTCGTTCCGCTCAATTGGTCGACGAGGCGAAACAGAATGCGCGTCTGGAAGGAGAGCGCCTGCTGACCCAGGCTCGCGCTGAGGTTGATCGTGAACAAAACAGCGCGAAGGAAGTTCTTCGTGCCGAACTGGCTTCACTGGTCATCCAGGGTGCAGAGAAGATTCTGGAATCCTCTGTCGACGCCAAAGTTCATAGCGAGATGCTGGATAAGCTTTCTGCGCAATTGTAA
- a CDS encoding ParA family protein — MARVIAVTNQKGGVGKTTTCVNLAASLAATKRRVLLVDMDPQGNATMGSGVDKNALELSGYDMLTKRASAAEVIIPAEASGFDILPANGDLTAAEVALMNEIGREHRLRLALNTVRDNYDYILIDCPPSLSLLTVNALSAADSVLIPMQCEYYALEGLAALMNTVEQIQETVNPDLQVEGILRTMYDPRNSLTLDVSGQLSEYFGDKVYRAVIPRNVRLAEAPSYGMPALKYDRASKGAIAYLALAGEMVRRHGSKKTSAPVAV, encoded by the coding sequence ATGGCGCGCGTGATTGCAGTGACCAATCAGAAAGGCGGTGTGGGCAAAACCACCACCTGCGTCAACCTTGCCGCGTCCCTGGCTGCCACCAAACGCCGGGTATTGCTGGTCGATATGGACCCCCAGGGCAATGCCACCATGGGTAGCGGTGTGGATAAAAATGCCCTGGAGCTTTCCGGCTACGACATGCTCACCAAGCGGGCCAGCGCTGCGGAAGTCATCATTCCGGCGGAGGCGTCCGGCTTCGATATCCTGCCCGCCAACGGCGATCTCACCGCCGCGGAAGTGGCACTGATGAACGAAATCGGCCGTGAGCACCGGCTGCGTCTTGCCCTCAATACCGTTCGTGACAACTACGATTACATCCTGATCGATTGCCCGCCGTCCCTGAGCCTGCTGACCGTTAATGCCCTGTCGGCGGCAGACTCTGTGCTGATTCCCATGCAGTGCGAGTATTATGCCCTTGAAGGTCTTGCCGCTCTGATGAACACCGTCGAGCAGATCCAGGAAACGGTGAACCCGGACCTTCAGGTGGAGGGCATATTGCGCACCATGTACGACCCCAGAAACAGCCTGACTCTCGATGTTTCCGGTCAGCTGAGTGAGTACTTCGGCGACAAGGTGTACCGTGCGGTGATTCCCCGCAATGTTCGCCTGGCTGAGGCGCCAAGTTACGGCATGCCGGCGCTGAAGTATGATCGTGCCTCCAAGGGTGCTATCGCTTACCTGGCCCTGGCTGGTGAGATGGTTCGTCGCCACGGTTCAAAAAAGACATCCGCGCCGGTTGCGGTGTAA
- a CDS encoding ATP synthase subunit I, translating to MRQWFSGQPGRPADRTRPPFYRLVWVQLALSLGIALIAYIAAGSVAGYSALFGGLIYAVPNALFARQVFAYRPAKAIGRIVRSFYWGEVVKLSLTSVLFSAVFIWARPLEIGVLFFAFILVMITNLLAPALWGSHSLQNKA from the coding sequence ATGAGACAGTGGTTTTCCGGCCAACCGGGTCGACCAGCAGACAGAACCCGGCCACCATTTTACCGGTTGGTGTGGGTCCAGTTGGCACTGTCTTTGGGCATCGCCCTGATTGCGTACATTGCGGCCGGTTCAGTGGCTGGCTACTCGGCGCTATTTGGCGGGCTGATCTACGCTGTTCCCAACGCGTTGTTTGCAAGACAAGTCTTCGCGTACCGGCCAGCAAAGGCAATAGGCCGGATTGTGCGTTCATTTTACTGGGGTGAAGTGGTCAAGCTTTCACTTACCTCGGTCCTGTTCAGCGCAGTGTTTATATGGGCCAGGCCCCTGGAAATCGGGGTGCTTTTTTTTGCCTTTATCCTGGTAATGATCACGAATTTATTGGCCCCCGCGCTGTGGGGCTCTCACTCTTTACAAAATAAGGCTTGA
- a CDS encoding F0F1 ATP synthase subunit delta — translation MAELITLARPYANAVFAAAQQSEQMDEWSDMLAFAAAVASDSQAKALVTHPTLPDEQKAAAFADFCEGKLSEQGQNLIALLAENRRLLLLPEIMVLFEGLRSQLDRSVSVELTTPIELTEEQQGKLVEALSRKLDRKVNLSTAMDKTLIGGVVIRAGDVVIDASVRGKLKKLAEAIGS, via the coding sequence ATGGCAGAGTTGATAACGCTAGCCCGGCCTTACGCCAACGCCGTGTTTGCAGCAGCGCAGCAGTCAGAGCAGATGGACGAATGGTCAGACATGCTGGCCTTCGCCGCCGCGGTGGCCAGTGACTCGCAAGCAAAGGCGCTGGTTACCCATCCGACACTTCCGGATGAGCAGAAGGCGGCGGCATTTGCGGATTTCTGCGAAGGCAAGTTGTCTGAACAGGGGCAGAACCTGATAGCGCTCCTGGCTGAGAACAGACGTTTGCTTCTCTTGCCGGAAATCATGGTCCTGTTCGAGGGGTTGCGGTCGCAGCTTGATCGGTCCGTCAGTGTTGAACTGACAACGCCTATCGAACTGACGGAAGAACAGCAGGGCAAGCTGGTCGAGGCTCTCTCCCGTAAGCTGGACCGCAAAGTGAACCTGTCTACCGCTATGGATAAAACGCTCATTGGTGGGGTCGTGATTCGCGCGGGCGACGTGGTCATCGACGCCTCTGTTCGGGGTAAGCTGAAGAAATTAGCGGAAGCGATCGGCTCCTGA
- the rsmG gene encoding 16S rRNA (guanine(527)-N(7))-methyltransferase RsmG — translation MTNALWQSQLRDGLAAMDIALNDGQQQQLLAFLGLLNKWNRAYNLTAVRDEREMVSRQLLDSLSILPRVTTDHLLDVGAGGGLPGIPLAIALPETQFTLLDSNGKKTRFLNQCVLELGLGNVEVIHGRAEACTPAEPFTQISSRAFTALANLVNWCGRLLANEGEFLAMKGQFPDDEVAALPAGWQVKSSESLDVPGADGERHLLVITRTAHSG, via the coding sequence ATGACCAACGCGCTCTGGCAGAGCCAGCTCCGGGACGGGCTGGCCGCGATGGACATCGCCCTGAACGACGGCCAGCAGCAACAGCTGCTGGCCTTTCTTGGCCTGCTCAACAAATGGAACCGGGCCTATAATCTCACCGCGGTTCGTGATGAGCGGGAAATGGTGTCCCGTCAGCTGCTGGACAGTCTCAGCATCCTGCCCCGGGTCACCACCGATCACCTGCTGGATGTTGGTGCCGGTGGCGGTCTTCCGGGCATTCCCCTGGCCATTGCACTGCCGGAAACGCAATTCACCCTGCTCGACAGCAACGGCAAGAAAACCCGGTTTCTCAATCAGTGTGTGCTGGAGCTGGGCCTGGGCAACGTCGAGGTGATTCACGGCCGGGCCGAAGCCTGCACTCCGGCCGAGCCTTTTACCCAGATCAGCAGCCGGGCCTTCACCGCACTGGCGAATCTGGTGAACTGGTGTGGCCGCTTGCTGGCAAATGAGGGCGAGTTCCTTGCCATGAAAGGCCAGTTTCCGGATGATGAAGTGGCTGCCCTTCCGGCTGGCTGGCAGGTAAAATCCAGCGAATCCCTGGACGTTCCCGGTGCCGATGGCGAGCGCCATCTGCTGGTCATCACCCGGACAGCGCATTCCGGGTAG
- the atpE gene encoding F0F1 ATP synthase subunit C codes for MSEAQALIILASGILMGLAAVGAAIGVGILGSKFLEGGARQPELIPMLRTQFFVVMGLVDAVPMIGVGLGLYILFVMAG; via the coding sequence GTGAGTGAAGCACAAGCTCTAATCATTTTGGCAAGCGGTATTCTGATGGGCCTGGCGGCCGTAGGCGCGGCCATCGGTGTTGGTATTCTGGGCAGTAAGTTTCTGGAAGGCGGTGCCCGTCAGCCAGAACTGATCCCCATGCTGCGTACCCAGTTTTTCGTTGTAATGGGTCTGGTTGACGCCGTTCCCATGATTGGCGTCGGTTTGGGTCTGTACATCCTGTTCGTAATGGCAGGCTAA
- the mnmG gene encoding tRNA uridine-5-carboxymethylaminomethyl(34) synthesis enzyme MnmG, protein MDFPTRFDVIVIGGGHAGTEAALAAARMGSQTLLLTHNIETLGQMSCNPAIGGIGKSHLVKEIDALGGAMAEATDKAGIQFRVLNSRKGPAVRATRAQADRVLYKAAIRHTLESQPNLTLFQQAADDLIVENDQVTGVITQTGIRFNAKTVVLTTGTFLGGVIHIGMQHHAGGRAGDAPANSLAQRLRELPFNVGRLKTGTPPRIDARSVDFSVMQEQWGDDPTPVMSFIGSRSQHPEQVCCYVTRTTAQTHDIIRSGFDRSPMFAGNIEGVGPRYCPSIEDKVNRFADKDSHQIFVEPEGLTTNELYPNGISTSLPFDIQLAAVRSIPGFENAHITRPGYAIEYDYLNPQDLRHTLETKFIQGLYFAGQINGTTGYEEAGAQGLLAGINAALRSQDKDEWYPRRDEAYLGVLVDDLITMGTSEPYRMFTSRAEYRLILREDNADLRLTETGRKLGLVNDERWQTFNDKREAIAAERSRLEATRIHPNTEAGDRANGFLKQPMTRDQSLAELLRRPEIGYTHIADIGAEHAQDPVVADQVEIEIKYEGYISRQTDEIERLRRNENTALPVDLDYGVIGGLSNEIKQKLQTVRPETVAQASRIQGVTPAAVSQILVHLKKRDMLRKQSA, encoded by the coding sequence GTGGATTTTCCGACCCGTTTCGATGTCATTGTCATTGGTGGTGGCCATGCCGGTACCGAGGCCGCGCTGGCGGCTGCGCGCATGGGTTCCCAAACCCTGCTGCTGACCCACAACATTGAAACCCTGGGCCAGATGTCCTGCAACCCGGCCATTGGCGGTATTGGCAAGAGCCATCTGGTGAAGGAAATCGATGCCCTGGGCGGCGCCATGGCCGAGGCCACCGATAAGGCCGGTATCCAGTTCCGGGTGCTGAACAGCCGCAAGGGGCCGGCGGTGCGGGCTACCCGTGCCCAGGCCGACCGGGTGCTGTACAAGGCGGCCATCCGCCACACCCTGGAGAGCCAGCCGAACCTGACCCTGTTCCAGCAGGCGGCGGACGATCTGATTGTGGAAAACGACCAGGTGACCGGTGTCATCACCCAGACCGGAATCCGCTTCAACGCGAAGACCGTTGTTCTCACCACCGGTACCTTCCTCGGCGGCGTTATCCACATTGGTATGCAGCACCATGCCGGTGGCCGTGCCGGTGACGCTCCGGCTAACTCCCTGGCCCAGCGCCTGCGCGAGCTGCCGTTCAATGTCGGGCGCCTGAAAACCGGCACGCCGCCGCGGATTGATGCCCGGTCTGTGGATTTCTCTGTGATGCAGGAGCAGTGGGGCGATGACCCCACACCGGTGATGTCCTTTATCGGCAGCCGCAGCCAGCACCCGGAGCAGGTTTGCTGCTACGTGACCCGGACCACTGCACAGACCCACGACATCATTCGCAGCGGTTTTGACCGTTCGCCGATGTTTGCCGGCAACATCGAAGGGGTGGGCCCGCGTTACTGCCCGTCCATCGAGGACAAGGTCAACCGCTTTGCCGACAAGGACTCGCACCAGATTTTCGTGGAGCCCGAAGGCCTGACCACCAACGAGCTTTACCCGAACGGTATTTCCACCAGCCTGCCTTTTGATATCCAGCTGGCGGCAGTGCGTTCCATTCCGGGGTTCGAAAATGCCCACATAACCCGGCCGGGTTATGCCATCGAATACGACTACCTGAACCCGCAGGACCTGCGCCACACTCTGGAAACCAAGTTTATCCAGGGCCTGTATTTTGCCGGCCAGATCAACGGCACTACCGGCTATGAGGAAGCCGGTGCCCAGGGCCTGCTGGCAGGTATCAACGCGGCGCTGCGATCCCAGGACAAAGACGAATGGTACCCGCGCCGGGACGAGGCCTATCTGGGCGTACTGGTGGATGACCTGATCACCATGGGCACTTCAGAGCCCTACCGCATGTTCACCAGCCGTGCCGAGTACCGGCTGATCCTGCGTGAGGACAACGCCGACCTGCGCCTGACCGAAACCGGTCGCAAACTGGGCCTGGTAAATGATGAGCGCTGGCAGACGTTCAACGACAAGCGGGAGGCGATCGCCGCCGAGCGCAGCCGCCTGGAAGCCACCCGGATTCACCCGAATACCGAGGCCGGTGACCGGGCCAATGGGTTCCTCAAGCAGCCGATGACCCGGGATCAATCCCTGGCGGAACTGCTGCGGCGCCCGGAGATCGGCTACACACACATTGCCGACATCGGCGCCGAGCACGCGCAAGACCCGGTTGTGGCCGATCAGGTGGAAATCGAGATCAAGTACGAGGGCTATATTTCCCGCCAGACCGACGAAATAGAGCGCTTGCGCAGGAACGAGAACACCGCCCTGCCGGTTGATCTGGATTACGGGGTGATAGGCGGTTTGTCCAACGAGATCAAACAGAAGCTTCAGACTGTTCGCCCGGAGACCGTGGCCCAGGCCTCCCGCATTCAGGGCGTGACCCCGGCGGCGGTGAGCCAGATCCTGGTGCATCTGAAAAAGCGCGACATGCTGCGCAAACAGTCCGCCTGA
- a CDS encoding ParB/RepB/Spo0J family partition protein, giving the protein MAAKKRGLGERGLGALLAGSRVNLDQELKDHDGELREVPIDLIQRGRFQPRRDMDPAALQELADSIRQQGVMQPVVIRPIAEGRYELIAGERRWRATQLAGLDSIPAIIRDVPDEAAIAMALIENIQRENLNPIEEAFALQRLQDEFGLTQAQVAEAVGKSRTTITNLLRLIGLSEDVRIMLEHGDLEMGHGRAMLTLAPELQMQVARQVVAKSLSVRQTEALVRRVQQETPDSKSRNKGAVDPNIRALQDDLAERLGARVSIDHGQRGKGKLVIEYTSLDELDGILNHIK; this is encoded by the coding sequence ATGGCGGCGAAGAAACGAGGATTGGGTGAACGCGGATTGGGCGCCCTGCTGGCGGGCTCCAGGGTCAACCTGGACCAGGAGCTGAAAGACCACGACGGTGAACTCCGCGAAGTGCCCATCGACCTGATCCAGCGCGGCCGGTTTCAGCCCCGGCGTGATATGGATCCTGCAGCCCTGCAGGAACTGGCGGATTCCATTCGCCAGCAAGGGGTGATGCAACCGGTGGTTATCCGCCCCATCGCCGAAGGCCGGTATGAACTGATTGCCGGTGAGCGTCGCTGGCGCGCCACCCAGCTGGCCGGCCTGGACAGCATTCCCGCCATCATCCGGGATGTTCCCGACGAAGCCGCCATCGCCATGGCGCTGATCGAGAACATCCAGCGGGAAAACCTCAATCCCATTGAAGAAGCCTTTGCCCTCCAGCGCCTGCAGGACGAATTCGGCCTGACCCAGGCCCAGGTGGCCGAAGCCGTGGGCAAATCCCGCACCACCATCACCAATCTGTTGCGACTGATCGGTTTGTCCGAAGACGTTCGTATCATGCTCGAGCATGGTGATCTGGAAATGGGCCACGGCCGGGCGATGCTGACCCTGGCGCCGGAACTGCAGATGCAGGTGGCCAGACAGGTGGTGGCCAAGTCCCTGTCAGTTCGCCAGACCGAAGCCCTGGTACGCCGGGTCCAGCAGGAAACCCCGGACAGCAAATCCCGGAATAAGGGAGCCGTGGACCCCAACATTCGTGCCTTGCAGGACGATCTCGCCGAACGTCTGGGCGCCAGGGTGTCTATCGATCACGGTCAGCGGGGTAAAGGCAAACTGGTGATCGAGTACACCAGCCTCGATGAACTGGACGGCATCCTCAACCACATCAAATAA